In a single window of the Natronoarchaeum mannanilyticum genome:
- a CDS encoding polysaccharide deacetylase family protein, protein MLDDHSFALCLTHDVDRPYKTYQSGYYAVAERDPSHLLSVLPGRNSYWQFEEVMALEDSLGVRSAFYFLDEQNLFRDRPVRDWFDPGSWKRYAGRYELSDPAIVDVIHDLDEGGWEVGLHGSYESYDDPERLAVEKEQIESILGREIVGGRQHYLNLDEPDTWRHHADVGLKYDASLGSSSTYGFQYGDAPLRPFDDEFVVFPLTIMEVALPDPTEHFERAWRECRAVLDEAREREAVATILWHPRYFSQRDFPGYGELYRRIVEYALDEGAWVGPPADLYAQLEHPDGDGGSAVEGKEPEERAPRTSN, encoded by the coding sequence ATGCTAGACGACCACTCGTTCGCGCTCTGTCTCACCCACGACGTCGACCGGCCGTACAAGACCTACCAGTCGGGGTACTACGCCGTCGCCGAGCGCGACCCCTCGCACCTGCTGTCGGTGCTGCCGGGCCGGAACTCCTACTGGCAGTTCGAGGAGGTGATGGCGCTGGAGGACTCGCTGGGCGTCCGGTCGGCGTTCTACTTCCTCGACGAGCAGAACCTGTTTCGCGATCGACCCGTCCGCGACTGGTTCGATCCCGGCAGCTGGAAGCGCTACGCCGGCCGGTACGAGCTGTCGGATCCCGCCATCGTCGACGTGATCCACGACCTCGACGAGGGCGGGTGGGAGGTCGGGCTCCACGGGTCCTACGAGTCCTACGACGACCCGGAGCGGCTGGCCGTTGAAAAAGAGCAAATCGAGTCGATCCTCGGCCGCGAGATCGTCGGCGGGCGTCAGCACTACCTCAATCTCGACGAACCAGACACGTGGCGCCACCACGCCGACGTCGGGCTGAAGTACGACGCCAGTCTCGGCTCGTCGAGCACGTACGGGTTCCAGTACGGCGACGCACCGCTGCGGCCGTTCGACGACGAGTTCGTCGTGTTCCCGCTGACGATCATGGAGGTCGCCCTCCCGGATCCGACCGAACACTTCGAACGCGCCTGGCGGGAGTGTCGGGCAGTGCTCGACGAGGCCCGCGAGCGCGAGGCGGTCGCGACGATCCTCTGGCACCCCCGATACTTCAGCCAGCGCGACTTCCCCGGCTACGGGGAGCTGTACCGGCGCATCGTCGAGTACGCGCTGGACGAGGGAGCGTGGGTCGGCCCGCCGGCGGACCTGTACGCTCAACTCGAACATCCCGACGGAGACGGCGGGAGCGCAGTCGAGGGAAAGGAACCTGAGGAGCGCGCACCGAGGACGTCGAACTGA
- a CDS encoding nucleotide sugar dehydrogenase, which yields MSRTTTDIPLYDAAASTDEYDDADPATNRDAGESNGRDADASIEERRRAFRSGEIPVAVYGLGKMGLPLAAVYAETCGNVIGADVDEDVVASVNAGECHVKREPGLPELVAETVESGALRAVSDPAEAAAEATVHVVIVPTLLSEDDAPDLSILQSVIDDVATGLEPGDLVVVESTVPPRTCSDVVAPRLREKSGLDEGEFGVAFCPERTASGRAVQDIRGAYPKVVGGVDAESIRAARLVYDEINDRGTIPVSDATTAEAVKVFEGVYRDVNIALANELARMADELGIDVTEAIEVANTQPYCDIHDPGPGVGGHCIPYYPYFLINGLDSWNRLLSTAREVNDEMPAFTVRKLAEELAGAGKNVADATVIVLGMTYRAGVEETRASPAIPISERLEDLGAEVLTVDPMLDDADEFAGRQITLDEIYEQDADAAVLVTAHEDFEGIDWSAFDRSLAVVDGQQTLDLSETPHRQYTIGVGQQTRTSGDRRGGGSDVADPVDPERIGDGGDTAGDPPDGC from the coding sequence ATGAGTCGAACGACTACCGACATCCCGCTGTACGACGCCGCCGCATCGACTGATGAGTACGACGACGCCGATCCGGCAACTAACCGCGATGCCGGCGAATCGAACGGCAGAGATGCCGACGCGTCGATCGAGGAACGCCGCCGTGCCTTCCGTTCGGGAGAGATCCCCGTCGCGGTCTACGGCCTGGGAAAGATGGGCCTGCCGCTGGCGGCCGTCTACGCCGAGACCTGCGGCAACGTGATCGGCGCCGACGTCGACGAGGACGTCGTCGCGTCGGTCAACGCCGGCGAGTGTCACGTCAAGCGCGAGCCCGGACTTCCCGAACTCGTCGCCGAGACCGTCGAGTCCGGCGCCCTGCGCGCGGTCAGCGACCCCGCCGAGGCCGCCGCCGAGGCGACGGTCCACGTCGTCATCGTCCCCACGCTGCTCAGCGAGGACGACGCGCCGGACCTGTCCATCCTCCAGTCCGTGATCGACGACGTCGCGACCGGCCTCGAACCGGGCGATCTGGTCGTCGTCGAGTCGACGGTCCCGCCGCGAACCTGCTCGGACGTCGTCGCCCCGCGCCTGCGCGAGAAAAGCGGGCTCGACGAGGGCGAGTTCGGCGTCGCCTTCTGTCCCGAGCGGACCGCCAGCGGCCGCGCCGTCCAGGACATCCGCGGGGCGTACCCCAAGGTCGTCGGCGGCGTCGACGCCGAGAGCATCCGCGCCGCCCGGCTGGTGTACGACGAGATCAACGACCGGGGGACGATCCCCGTCTCGGACGCGACGACCGCCGAGGCCGTCAAGGTGTTCGAGGGGGTCTACCGGGACGTTAACATCGCGCTGGCGAACGAGCTCGCCCGGATGGCCGACGAACTCGGGATCGACGTCACCGAGGCGATCGAGGTCGCCAACACCCAGCCGTACTGCGACATCCACGACCCCGGGCCGGGCGTCGGCGGCCACTGCATCCCGTACTACCCCTACTTCCTGATCAACGGATTGGACTCTTGGAACCGGCTGCTCTCGACGGCCCGCGAGGTCAACGACGAGATGCCCGCGTTCACGGTGCGCAAGCTCGCCGAGGAACTGGCGGGCGCCGGGAAGAACGTCGCCGACGCGACCGTGATCGTCCTCGGGATGACCTACCGCGCCGGCGTCGAGGAGACCCGCGCGAGCCCGGCGATTCCGATCAGCGAGCGCCTCGAAGACCTGGGCGCCGAGGTGCTGACGGTCGATCCGATGCTGGACGACGCCGACGAGTTCGCCGGGCGGCAGATCACCCTCGACGAGATCTACGAGCAGGACGCCGACGCCGCCGTGCTGGTCACCGCCCACGAGGACTTCGAGGGGATCGACTGGTCGGCGTTCGACCGTTCGCTTGCGGTCGTCGACGGACAGCAGACGCTCGACCTCTCGGAGACACCGCACCGCCAGTACACGATCGGCGTCGGGCAGCAGACCCGAACGAGCGGTGACCGACGAGGTGGCGGGTCCGACGTCGCCGATCCCGTCGATCCCGAGCGGATCGGCGACGGCGGTGATACCGCGGGCGATCCCCCGGACGGATGCTAG
- a CDS encoding acyltransferase, with amino-acid sequence MTSAELGPDVEVQGGATVGTPGDDDLPEIGADATIRSGTIIYSDVKIGDRFQTGHNALVREETVIGDDVVVGTNTVVDGTTTIGDEVSLQTGVYVPPYTEIGDQVFLGPHAVCTNDPYPIRRDVDLVGPTLEDHASIGANAVLLPGVTVGEGSFVAAGAVVTEDVPPGTLAVGAPATHEPLPEPLDGQNMI; translated from the coding sequence ATGACCAGCGCCGAGCTCGGCCCGGACGTCGAGGTGCAGGGCGGCGCCACGGTCGGCACGCCCGGCGACGACGACCTGCCCGAGATCGGCGCCGACGCGACGATCCGATCGGGGACGATCATCTACTCGGACGTGAAGATCGGCGACCGGTTCCAGACCGGCCACAACGCCCTGGTCCGCGAGGAGACCGTCATCGGCGACGACGTCGTCGTCGGGACCAACACCGTCGTCGACGGCACGACGACGATCGGCGACGAGGTCAGCCTCCAGACCGGCGTGTACGTCCCGCCGTACACCGAGATCGGCGACCAGGTGTTCCTCGGCCCGCACGCGGTCTGCACGAACGATCCCTACCCGATCCGCCGGGACGTCGATCTCGTCGGGCCGACCCTGGAGGATCACGCCTCGATCGGCGCCAACGCGGTGTTGCTCCCCGGCGTCACGGTCGGCGAGGGCTCGTTCGTCGCCGCCGGCGCCGTCGTGACCGAGGACGTCCCGCCGGGGACGCTCGCCGTCGGCGCTCCGGCGACCCACGAACCGCTTCCTGAACCGCTCGACGGCCAGAACATGATCTGA
- a CDS encoding alkaline phosphatase family protein, protein MRTLLIGIDAACSRVLDPLFEAGVTPALQGIFEDGVSGTLDSQIPPWTPSAWPSLYTGVNPGKHGVYSFLSFDGYDWDVVNRSDVTEHALWELLDHQGFSSVVVNVPVTYPPDDVDGAVIPGYIAPENPDCHPEGVLADVRENLGEYRIYGERSVDDPIDEQLAEYRELTRMRGRAFRYLADRFDPDFGFVQFQQTDTVFHEHPDEWDVVEGVYEAVDEEVAAILDAHDPDNVLVVSDHGIGEYEGYEFRVNEFLDERGFVERTAGDGGMPSWSSIARKELRDGRDDADPDPTPLERSLSVAAAFGLTSQRLQAIVDRLGLTDFVLDHVSPDAVRAASEQVDFERSTAYMRSRIELGVRINLQGREPNGVVPPDEYDAVRDRLISALQSVETPDGDPVFDAVVPRERLFDGDRIEDAPDVVTVPADFDNYLSASLRGEQFSAPSEAWNHKIGGTFAAAGDAVGDASPAAAHLFDVAPTVLATMGVPASDRMDGATMPFVESSGTTEYPAYDSDADVDTDDATVEQQLTSLGYLE, encoded by the coding sequence ATGCGAACACTGCTTATCGGCATCGACGCCGCCTGCTCGCGGGTGTTAGACCCGCTGTTCGAGGCAGGCGTGACACCGGCGCTGCAGGGGATCTTCGAGGACGGCGTCTCCGGAACGCTCGACTCGCAGATCCCGCCCTGGACGCCCAGCGCGTGGCCGTCGCTGTACACGGGGGTCAACCCGGGCAAACACGGCGTCTATAGCTTTCTCTCGTTCGACGGCTACGACTGGGACGTCGTCAACCGCAGCGACGTCACCGAGCACGCACTCTGGGAGCTACTCGATCATCAGGGATTCTCGAGCGTCGTGGTGAACGTTCCCGTCACGTACCCGCCGGACGACGTCGACGGGGCGGTTATACCCGGCTATATCGCCCCCGAGAATCCCGACTGCCATCCCGAGGGGGTTCTCGCGGACGTGCGCGAGAATCTCGGCGAGTACCGAATTTACGGGGAGCGATCGGTCGACGATCCGATCGACGAACAGCTCGCGGAGTACCGCGAACTGACGCGGATGCGCGGCCGGGCGTTCCGGTATCTCGCCGACCGGTTCGACCCCGACTTCGGCTTCGTCCAGTTCCAACAGACCGACACGGTGTTTCACGAACACCCCGACGAGTGGGACGTCGTCGAAGGCGTCTACGAGGCCGTCGACGAGGAAGTCGCCGCCATCCTCGACGCTCACGACCCGGACAACGTGCTGGTGGTCAGCGATCACGGGATCGGCGAGTACGAGGGCTACGAGTTTCGCGTCAACGAGTTCCTCGACGAGCGCGGGTTCGTCGAGCGGACCGCCGGCGACGGCGGGATGCCGTCGTGGTCCTCGATCGCGCGCAAGGAGCTTCGGGACGGTCGGGACGACGCCGATCCCGACCCGACGCCGCTCGAACGGTCGCTGTCGGTGGCGGCGGCGTTCGGTCTCACGAGCCAGCGACTGCAGGCGATCGTCGACCGGCTGGGGCTCACCGACTTCGTCCTCGACCACGTCTCGCCCGACGCGGTACGGGCCGCCTCCGAGCAGGTCGATTTCGAGCGCTCGACGGCGTACATGCGCTCGCGCATCGAACTCGGTGTCCGGATCAACTTGCAGGGCCGCGAACCGAACGGCGTCGTCCCGCCCGACGAGTACGACGCCGTCCGCGATCGGCTGATCTCCGCGCTACAGTCGGTCGAGACGCCCGACGGCGACCCGGTGTTCGACGCGGTCGTCCCCCGTGAGCGGCTGTTCGACGGCGACCGCATCGAGGACGCGCCCGACGTCGTGACGGTTCCGGCGGACTTCGACAACTACCTCTCGGCGTCGCTGCGCGGCGAGCAGTTCAGCGCGCCGAGCGAAGCCTGGAACCACAAGATCGGCGGGACCTTCGCCGCCGCTGGTGACGCCGTCGGCGACGCCAGCCCGGCGGCGGCCCACCTGTTCGACGTCGCTCCCACCGTGCTGGCGACGATGGGCGTCCCCGCCAGCGACCGGATGGACGGCGCGACCATGCCCTTCGTCGAGTCGAGCGGCACGACCGAGTACCCCGCGTACGATAGTGACGCCGACGTCGACACGGACGACGCGACCGTCGAACAGCAACTCACCAGCCTCGGCTACCTAGAATGA
- a CDS encoding GNAT family N-acetyltransferase produces MSIEIDVFGREDRDRWNQLVERSPHGTPFHRYEALEVLADHSKADVHPLVGYKGQEPVGLFPVFGMYKGPVAAAFSPPPDLKVSYLGPVLVNFEKLKRRKAERRHSRFVERCLDLLDSELNPKFTLVRTSPWYDDPRPFSWNDFDVELAHTYVVDLSPGRDELLSRFSSDARRNVTNEPDADVEIREGGATAVRQIINQVKARHDEQDESYLLTPETVSALHRELPDGVVRPYVCTVDGEFAGGVVALDDADAVYRWQGGAKTDSNVSINDRLDWRIMTDAIERGREEYDLVGANNQRLCGYKAKFAPDLRTYYSIQDGTRSMNLVSGLYKQFR; encoded by the coding sequence ATGAGCATCGAGATCGACGTGTTCGGCCGCGAGGATCGCGATCGGTGGAACCAGCTCGTCGAGCGCTCGCCCCACGGTACGCCGTTCCACCGGTACGAAGCGCTGGAGGTGCTGGCCGACCACTCCAAGGCCGACGTCCACCCGTTGGTCGGCTACAAAGGCCAGGAGCCGGTCGGGCTGTTCCCCGTCTTCGGGATGTACAAAGGGCCGGTCGCCGCGGCGTTCTCGCCGCCGCCGGACCTGAAGGTGAGCTACCTCGGCCCGGTGCTGGTCAACTTCGAGAAGCTCAAGCGCCGCAAGGCGGAACGTCGCCACTCCCGGTTCGTCGAGCGGTGTCTCGACCTGCTGGACTCGGAGCTCAACCCCAAGTTCACGCTCGTCCGGACGTCGCCGTGGTACGACGACCCGCGGCCGTTCTCCTGGAACGACTTCGACGTCGAGTTGGCCCACACCTACGTCGTCGACCTCTCGCCGGGTCGGGACGAACTGCTCTCGCGGTTCAGCAGCGACGCCCGGCGCAACGTCACCAACGAGCCCGACGCCGACGTCGAAATCCGCGAGGGCGGCGCCACCGCCGTCCGGCAGATCATCAACCAGGTCAAGGCGCGCCACGACGAGCAGGACGAGTCCTACCTCCTCACGCCCGAGACGGTGAGCGCGCTGCACCGCGAACTTCCCGACGGCGTCGTCCGGCCGTACGTCTGCACCGTCGACGGCGAGTTCGCCGGCGGCGTCGTCGCGCTCGACGACGCCGACGCCGTCTACCGCTGGCAGGGCGGCGCCAAGACGGATTCGAACGTCTCGATCAACGACCGCCTCGACTGGCGGATCATGACGGACGCCATCGAGCGCGGCCGCGAGGAGTACGATCTCGTCGGCGCGAACAACCAGCGCCTCTGTGGCTACAAGGCTAAGTTCGCGCCCGACCTCCGGACCTACTACAGCATCCAGGACGGCACTCG